In Lolium rigidum isolate FL_2022 chromosome 3, APGP_CSIRO_Lrig_0.1, whole genome shotgun sequence, the genomic window TTTTAACAAAATGTACTGAGATAGGATTACCTCTTGACTTTCAAAATCTAGAAGCAGATCGCGAATGGTGGGCACATTAGCAAGAAGCTGGCTTAACCGAAGAGGAGTCGTGCTCGAAATAAAAACAGCGTTAAAAAGGCTAAGCTTGGAAAGCTGCGGGACGAAACCAAAAACTAAGGGATTTCTATCATGGTCCCAAAAATCACATGTCATCCGTTGTAGCTTGGGCAGACGGCAGAGTTCCACGGTTTCGTATTCCCCGTACTCGATCTTGAGCTCCACGAGTCGATCGTGTTCAAATTTCAGCGTCGAGCCTATCCCCGCGTCGCAAAAGTTGAGGCTCAGGTACTCCAGCCTCTTGCAAGTGCCGAGGATGTTGGGTAGGTCGGACTCACCGAACCTCAGGTTCTGTAGGTCGAGTATTGTGAGGCCAGCAAACGCGTCTTGGCAGTCGGCGAAGAAAGCGTTGAGCTGCTTCCCGAAGCCGAGGAGATCGGCCGGAGTGCAATCAAAGCCGTCCTTCTCCGTCAAGATCTTGAACTGGACCGAGTCGAGCTTCCGCGTCGCCATGGTGTGGGCGACGGATCTGCCGATGGAGAGACAGTTGTCCAATCTAAGTACGAAGGTCAGGTTTAGGTCGTGGATGGTGAGCTGTGGAGGCCTCGTGCCGAGGATCTTGTCAGTCAGATCGGCCACGGCGCGGTTCGCTTGGAGCATGTCGTCGAATTCGAGGTCGGTGGGATCGATGTACTCTCCCCAGATGTAGCAGACGTCGATGGCGATCCGGGAGAGCATGGCAGGGAGCTTCAGTAGATGTTTCGACAGGACGCAGGCCCTGACGGCGTCGAGCGTGCTCACCCTCTCCAGGATGTTTAGGAGGAGGGCGTCGGGCAGCTCGCTGAACCTGTCTCTGCAAGAAGCATCTTCCTCTTTGTTGCAGCCTAGTAATCTCTGCAATCCTTTCACCAGGATTGACATAGAGAACATTACTAGGCTTTGTTGGTTCGACGATGGAAGCACAAGAGAATTAGCGAAGCAGCAGAGCCGATGTATGCTGCGGTTGCGACGGCGACCCCAGGAAATAAGTTGATCGCATTATAAGAGGGGGAGACCGCATCATCCGATTCCGTATCGGTTCCTCGCATGAAACTTCTCGCGCCGACGCAGTACGATTCCTGGTTGGTTTCGACTAGTTCAGAGAATCTCTGCATATATCATATCCGAGGCTGACTAGTGCCATCGCGCTGCCGTGTGTGCATCTCATTGCACGCAACGCAATGACGGATGGAGTGCTGGAATTTGCTaacaataacaaaaaacttgaataTGCAACGATGCTCTCCACTCTCCGTATCTTCGCTGTGCTCCATACACACATCTGAATCCGTTCAAGCACTCcaaaatgcggcggagagaggaggatggagtgcgggccagatctgggcttcatgggcccgatctgggcctgctGGGCCGGGGCGACCTGGACGTGGGTGGGCGCCTGGAGTGGGCGAGGTCCACCGCGGGCAGCGTTGCTCCGGCTGGAGGGGAGCATGGAGGCTGCGGTGCCTGGTCGgtctggaggtggagatggaggttgaCCGGATCTTCGGCGTGCGGGGTGTGTCGGAGTGGCTTGCAGTTTTTTGCGGCTTCATCTTTGAGGCGCTGTGGCGGCAGCGGTGAGAGGCTCAACGGCGCTCTGCCCTTGCTCTGGGGCTTCGGAGATGGTCGACGACTCGGACGAAAGTCTTGCCTAGCTTGTGTTGGGCCGATGGCGACGGCGCCCATGGGCGtcgttcccctccttggaggcgtcgccgtggAGTGTCGGCATCTCCCTACCCTTGGAGTTCGGGTGTCTTCGGGCGAAAGCCTTGATCCGGTGCGGATCGGCACGATGGCGGCGTCGTCGACGTCGTGACTCTGTTGAGAGCTTCGTGCGTGAAGACACGATGCAGAGGTTCCTTGCGGCTCTATTCCGGTGGCGCAGCGGTCCGAGGTAGTTTTCCAGGGCGCTATGCACGCCTTTGCTGGCATTTCTTGAGGACGTCTTCTTGGGTCCGACCAAGTCCCGCCATTGATCTCCTTCGGATGGTGCGTTGATGAGGAAGGCCTTGCCGGAGTTGTTCTTCTACGGAGGTGCTGGCGTCGGTCGAGACGTGGCTTGGTTCTTTGCTTAGGACAGGTGCTTTGTGTTGTGGTTGTTTCGTCTGTAGCCGGTGTGTCTGGGGTTACCCTCGTTGCTTGTAGCGAGTGGTGCCGTTCTTGTATTCAAAtctctgccttctataaagatatggtacgcctttggcgtactctcgaaaaaaaaaaaaactttcccTTTTGCGTTCTGCAGATACCTCCAAAATCCAGTGACCGAGCCATACAATTATACGTTTGCCACAACGGACAGGCTTAGCGGCGTCCTGCGGCACATGCCTATGTTCTTTGCTAGATTTCTACGAAGCCGAACGTGCTCACCGAGCTACATTTTCTACAGGCATGATTCCATAACCATATGCTTGAGCTCGCCGACCAAGCCGGCGGCCGGTGCGTTTGAGACAAAACAATGCGGGAACAGCCATTCTAGTCGATCGATCGATCTCCCTAGCTACCAGTGCGTGGGTACTTAACTAGTTCTGCTTTCTTAAACTAGACCGGCCACTTGGGAATCACGGTTGAGTATGGTACCGGTCTAACCTATTCGATTGCGTTTGCATAATCCAGTCGTTTTCGCGTCACTGCAAACGAGAGGAGTGGAGGACACAGTTGGATTCCGTTTGATTATTTCGAGTTGTTAAATCCTAGATCTACGACTACATGTATGAAGCTACAAACTCCTAGGTACATGTACATTAGCTCCCAACCCTCCCGCACCCCCAACcctcctaaccctagccgcctcctgtcaccggggcaaagacctcggagcgtggcggcggcgggggcccttcctcgctgTAGCGCAGTGAACAGCGGACGAGTTCCCTCCTCCTTGACGCTGCGACCGGTCGGCGTGGATGGATGGGTGGCGGCGGCCTGGCGCTGCAGACTCCATCCTCCCGTCGGCTCCCCCCGCAGCacgccggcaggggctggtggtgggtggCTGCCAGGCCCATGGTCTGCACCATTTTTCCCCTGGCCTCTCACCGGTGCGTGGAGATGGTCTCGGGCTTCTCCCgtgacacgaggtcgcccggggcagcagccttgggttcgacggtgggggcggccttcttcttcgcctgaggaggtcggctggttgctggggtagcggatcacgagatccctctaccccggcgatgaagatctagtcgccgacgagctagcggcgaaggggccaccggtgaacaccacaccttgacttcgttcttggcggatgatggcggcggctattggcgtcgttcccctgcgaaggcatcatctttgctggtctctccgtttgctctcgccgagttggggactcgcggctgccggtgaaaaccgtgtcaaGATTGGCGGGCCATGGCGGTGTTAaacgtcgcttccttcttgaaggcatcgtcgtcgcaatccgcgggaactcactcgtgctgctccaggggaaaccctagatccagcaaggatcggacgatgacggcgctccctgcgtcgtgctacctcttggggcatcgtttttggagcagcggctggatcgaggtggtttttggtggagtggtgttcatctaccacgttgtcgtcgatgattctcagcggcgtggagctgcggagtatcgaagacgggcgaggactgctagacgcgggcaggatggtggagctgtttggtgttatggtgacatcgacggcaaGCCTGGCACGGTTAATgcgttgatctcgcttggagatgggttcgagatagatggtGATTGTGAACTCTGCGACGTGTGCAATGGAACACCctcagggttttgctttttggatgatgtgtgttggtgcaCCATCAGGAAGTATGCCCTTGTTCATGGtcccccttcatcgtaggtatagcgagttgtcgctaggaaggaggcttcgagttgatctttgtattcctCTTGTAAGACAttacgaataatttaataaaaaagaaagttgtgtgcattctttggatgcagaggttggggctatgctccttgatcgaaaaaaGGTACATGTACATTCGAaatgatgtactccctccgattcatattaattgacttcaatatagatgtatctagaactaaaatgtgtctagatacatccacattagagtcaattaatatggaccggagggagtactacattcCTGTTGAACTGAACACTTGCGCCAATGTCTGAACATTTCCTTCATTCTACTGTCATTAACTTTTTATTTGAAGCTGTACCGCACGTTTGATTATTTggaaagcaaaacaaaataagttCCCTGCAGGGAGGAGCTAGAGAAAAACTCCTTAAAAAACATTGGAAGCTAACTAGGGTTAAACACTGATCTACCAGTCAGACTAAGAAAATTTTGCACCCAAGACTTCATCCGGAATAAGATTTCCTTGTTGCCTTGTGCAAAAGCAGGGCCATCTCTTCTGCCCCTGTAAAGATTAGGCTGCAAGCCCTTGAACATGAAGTCATTCCTATTCGTCCAAATGGTCCGATAAGCCAGCATAATAATCCCCAATAAAAGAGGCTCCCAATAGTCATCTTTAAACTGACATTATAAGCAATTACACGAGTCTACTGCAAGGTAGAAATTGGAGGAGCCCAAGATGGACAAATGTACCGCCAGAACATGATGGCAAAAGGACAAATGAAGAACAAATGACTCCTTAACCCAAGCTGATTAGAATTAATTACACACTGTACACGAATAATCAGGCATGAGGTCGGTGCTAGTCCCCCCGCTCCCGTCGCCACCCCGAGGAAATCGGGTCGTCCCTACCTCCCCAGCCAgctcccgcctcctcctcctccactgccgccaccgccggcgcgaGCCTCCGGGCAAAGCCTGTGAGGTGCCAGCAGCGGTGGAGCTCCTCTTCTTCGCATGCTTGGAGGCCCGACGGGGCGGTCCCTTCCTTGCTGTGGTAAAGCGCGGTGACGCCGGCTCCGGTCGAGGTCACGGGCGGCGGAGGGCGTGCGGTCTcggtggcgcctcgtcgccctcgTCGCGCCTTTGGCCGTCCTCCTCCCGCGCGTGAGGCGGGCCCGTCGGGGCGGGTCGCGGCTTCACGGTAGGGGGGCGCTGCAGCGTCGGTTCCGAACGGCGATGTGTTGGCTCTGCCTGACGTTAGCGTGGCTTCTAGCGGCAGCGATGCCTGCACGGTGCTGCTCTAGCCGCCGTCGGCCATAGGCTTGAGCCTTAGGGTTTCATCCAGATCTGGGTTTGGGCCTGGCAGGGCTGGCTGGTTTTCCCTTCTGTGGATCTGGCATCATCGTAGCCCAGCTGTATCGGTGTCTTTCTAGTtcttgcggggggggggggggggggggctctcgACACTCAGACGCTGCACTGGGCGATGTCCTGGCCGACTTTTTTGGGATAGGGTTCATACGCCGGCGCGTACTCGCCGTGGTAGGTAACTTATTCTGTAGTGCAACTGCTCTTGCGGTTGTGGTCTCTCCCTCCGATCTACTTGGGTCGAGCTTCCGCATGTGTTGGCATGTTGGGAATGGTGCGTCCGTCGTGGTGCCGCTGATCCAACGTCGAGCGATTTTGGTTCCGGGTTTGGCCGGGCTTGGCCTACCAGATTTTGCGTCCTGCCAGTTTGGGCTAGGTTTTAGTGTGGCTTGGGTTGGAGGTGTGGTAGCGAGTTCTGTTATGTCCGCTCCGCGTCTGATGACTACAAGTACACAtatcagttgtagctagtttcgaaataagagtatcgaaccacgatgaACAACTAGTAATGATCTTGATATGCCTTGCTACTTTCTACTAaatattacttaataattgtTTATAATCTCAAAATGATAAAAAAGGGGTGTTGTAAATGGTTGCaggaaaagtaaataaagcagtaaaaaTGTTATATAAAAAGGGTTGGAA contains:
- the LOC124694536 gene encoding uncharacterized protein LOC124694536; this translates as MSILVKGLQRLLGCNKEEDASCRDRFSELPDALLLNILERVSTLDAVRACVLSKHLLKLPAMLSRIAIDVCYIWGEYIDPTDLEFDDMLQANRAVADLTDKILGTRPPQLTIHDLNLTFVLRLDNCLSIGRSVAHTMATRKLDSVQFKILTEKDGFDCTPADLLGFGKQLNAFFADCQDAFAGLTILDLQNLRFGESDLPNILGTCKRLEYLSLNFCDAGIGSTLKFEHDRLVELKIEYGEYETVELCRLPKLQRMTCDFWDHDRNPLVFGFVPQLSKLSLFNAVFISSTTPLRLSQLLANVPTIRDLLLDFESQEIWVRPESPIVLSPVLSKLRIVNLHNLHEGFGISWTMFILEAAPYLEELCITVWDHSHGKLYEKTDVKWEPCDSDFKHANLGKLTIFGFQPDNNFMGYVTRVMKAAVRIKEVSLHDRKACERCVVHCVGFSTSRYPRTSEEKDSCIEKITEGLVAGPPVMIHFRS